In Actinomadura citrea, a single window of DNA contains:
- a CDS encoding Lrp/AsnC family transcriptional regulator, with protein MVTAIVFVKADVARIHEVAETIAALDGVSEVYSITGDHDLMVMVRVRRHEELNDVIPGRINKVPGIAGTETHIAFRTYSQHDLEQAFSLGLADAD; from the coding sequence GTGGTCACTGCGATCGTGTTCGTCAAGGCCGACGTCGCGCGCATCCACGAGGTGGCCGAGACGATCGCCGCGCTGGACGGTGTCAGCGAGGTGTACTCCATCACCGGCGACCACGACCTCATGGTGATGGTCCGGGTGCGCCGCCACGAGGAGCTCAACGACGTGATCCCGGGCCGCATCAACAAGGTCCCCGGCATCGCCGGCACCGAGACACACATCGCGTTCCGCACCTACTCCCAGCACGACCTTGAGCAGGCCTTTTCCCTCGGTCTCGCCGACGCCGACTGA
- a CDS encoding cache domain-containing protein translates to MPAEPPAVGAAAAHVRATLDGVFTTVAQVRDATARCLEDVHRAGRAPARADLAALRPLLFSHLGPIVCGLGFIAAPGLLADAAWYLEWWQTGPAGRPSQLLRDLNPESSVLYDYTDWEWFTEPQGGAEKTVCGPYVDYLCSDEYVLTLSAPVRVGGVFAGVAAADVFARTFENEVVPALREIPAPAFVVNAPGRVMASNTATWPPGAVYREVPGYAARPCGGGIERIALVVGR, encoded by the coding sequence ATGCCCGCCGAGCCACCGGCCGTCGGCGCGGCGGCGGCACACGTCCGCGCGACCCTGGACGGCGTCTTCACCACCGTGGCGCAGGTGCGCGACGCGACGGCGCGGTGCCTGGAGGACGTCCACCGCGCCGGGCGCGCCCCCGCCCGCGCCGACCTCGCCGCGCTGCGCCCGCTGCTGTTCTCCCATCTCGGCCCGATCGTCTGCGGCCTGGGGTTCATCGCCGCGCCGGGCCTGCTCGCCGACGCCGCCTGGTACCTGGAGTGGTGGCAGACCGGCCCGGCCGGGCGGCCGTCCCAGCTGCTGCGCGATCTGAACCCCGAGAGCAGCGTCCTGTACGACTACACCGACTGGGAGTGGTTCACGGAGCCGCAGGGCGGCGCCGAGAAGACCGTCTGCGGCCCCTACGTCGACTACCTGTGCAGCGACGAGTACGTCCTGACCCTGTCGGCGCCGGTGCGCGTCGGCGGGGTGTTCGCGGGCGTCGCGGCCGCCGACGTGTTCGCCCGGACGTTCGAGAACGAGGTCGTCCCGGCGCTGCGGGAGATCCCCGCGCCCGCCTTCGTCGTCAACGCCCCCGGCCGCGTGATGGCCTCCAACACCGCCACCTGGCCCCCGGGCGCGGTGTACCGCGAGGTGCCCGGCTACGCCGCCCGCCCCTGCGGGGGCGGCATCGAACGCATCGCCCTCGTCGTCGGCCGCTAG
- a CDS encoding FadR/GntR family transcriptional regulator, giving the protein MDSAHLVVFAPVDNTARVHAVVRRLGDAIALGLLADGEQLPSETDLSAFLGVSTVTLREALMALRQQGLIETRRGRGGGSFVRAPARAFDLDERLRSLSAEELRDLGDHYAAIAGAAARLAAGRSLPGDVRRLRRSLEEMAGAGSGNGMCRLDGRLHLEVAAASQSGRLTREEIRLQAEIGPLVWAVHELPDQRDRVDAEHARLIEAIEAADAAGARDVAESHVSNAVERLIERRLAL; this is encoded by the coding sequence ATGGACAGCGCGCACCTCGTCGTGTTCGCTCCCGTCGACAACACCGCGCGGGTGCACGCGGTCGTACGGCGCTTGGGCGACGCGATCGCGCTCGGCCTCCTCGCTGACGGCGAGCAGTTGCCCAGTGAGACCGACCTGTCGGCATTTCTCGGTGTTTCGACGGTCACACTACGCGAAGCGCTGATGGCCTTGCGTCAACAAGGGCTCATCGAGACCCGCCGGGGGCGCGGCGGCGGCAGCTTCGTCCGGGCTCCTGCCAGGGCATTCGATCTCGACGAGCGGCTGCGTTCGCTCAGCGCTGAAGAGCTCCGCGATCTCGGCGACCACTACGCCGCCATCGCCGGGGCAGCCGCGCGCCTCGCCGCCGGGCGGTCGCTGCCCGGCGACGTCCGGCGCCTGCGGCGGTCGCTGGAGGAGATGGCCGGGGCGGGCTCGGGCAACGGGATGTGCCGGCTGGACGGCCGGCTCCACCTGGAGGTCGCCGCCGCCTCCCAGTCCGGCCGGCTCACCCGGGAGGAGATCCGGCTCCAGGCCGAGATCGGGCCGCTGGTCTGGGCCGTGCACGAGCTGCCCGACCAGCGCGACCGCGTCGACGCCGAGCATGCCCGGCTCATCGAGGCGATCGAGGCCGCCGACGCGGCCGGAGCGCGCGATGTAGCTGAAAGTCACGTCTCGAATGCGGTAGAACGTCTGATTGAACGACGGCTCGCACTCTGA
- a CDS encoding ABC transporter ATP-binding protein — MPASAVRIRDLRKTFGPVEAVAGVDLDIGDGEFFSMLGPSGSGKTTVLRLIAGFERPTSGTIELGGRDVTGLAPFDRDVNTVFQDYALFPHLDVLRNVEYGLKVRRVPKAKRRERALEALRSVRLDGMQARRPGELSGGQRQRVALARALVNEPKVLLLDEPLGALDQKLREEMQVELKSIQRRAGITFVFVTHDQEEALTLSDRIAVLDGGRVQQVGTPAEVYERPATEFVAGFVGTTNRIGDVCVRPEKIHVHEDGGDREAGGPDAGDRQALGTVAEVVYAGAVTRFVIDLESGDRVVALQQNLRTSSMDVLGRRGARVRISWHEAHEFHVSGAGSLPAPTP; from the coding sequence ATGCCGGCTTCAGCGGTGAGGATCCGCGATCTTCGCAAGACCTTTGGCCCCGTCGAGGCGGTGGCGGGCGTCGACCTCGACATCGGGGACGGCGAGTTCTTCTCGATGCTCGGTCCGTCCGGGTCGGGGAAGACGACCGTGCTGCGGCTCATCGCGGGATTCGAGCGCCCGACCTCTGGAACGATCGAACTCGGCGGCAGGGACGTGACCGGGCTCGCGCCGTTCGATCGTGACGTCAACACCGTCTTCCAGGACTACGCGCTCTTCCCGCACCTGGACGTGCTCCGCAACGTCGAGTACGGCCTGAAGGTGCGCAGGGTGCCGAAGGCCAAGCGCCGGGAGCGGGCGCTGGAGGCGCTGCGCAGCGTCCGGCTCGACGGGATGCAGGCGCGCCGCCCCGGCGAGTTGTCGGGCGGCCAGCGCCAGCGGGTCGCGCTCGCCCGGGCGCTGGTGAACGAGCCGAAGGTGCTGCTGCTGGACGAGCCGCTCGGCGCGCTCGACCAGAAGTTGCGCGAGGAGATGCAGGTCGAGCTGAAGAGCATCCAGCGCAGGGCCGGCATCACCTTCGTGTTCGTCACCCACGACCAGGAGGAGGCGCTGACCCTCAGCGACCGGATCGCCGTCCTCGACGGCGGCCGGGTCCAGCAGGTCGGCACGCCGGCCGAGGTGTACGAGCGTCCCGCCACCGAGTTCGTGGCCGGCTTCGTCGGGACGACCAACCGCATCGGCGACGTCTGCGTGCGGCCGGAGAAGATCCACGTCCACGAGGACGGCGGCGACCGGGAGGCGGGCGGGCCGGACGCGGGGGACCGGCAGGCGCTCGGCACGGTCGCCGAGGTCGTCTACGCCGGCGCGGTCACCCGCTTCGTGATCGACCTGGAGTCGGGGGACCGGGTCGTCGCGCTGCAGCAGAACCTGCGGACCTCCTCCATGGACGTGCTGGGCCGGCGTGGCGCGCGCGTCCGGATCAGCTGGCACGAGGCGCACGAGTTCCACGTGTCGGGCGCCGGCTCCCTGCCGGCTCCCACCCCCTGA
- a CDS encoding ABC transporter substrate-binding protein has protein sequence MWSTRMAAAAAATLAIGLAAVACGGDSGDKATGAGQGGFPVPKVPMQKSLGQGEGQVNLVAWAGYAEDGSNDPKVDWVTPFEKQTGCKVNTKVAGTSDEMVTLMKTGEYDAVSASGDASLRLIASGTVAPVNTGLVPNYADVFAGLKMKPWNSVNNVAYGIPHGRGANLLMWRTDKVKTAPDSWGAVFDANSPYKGKITAYDSPIYIADAALYLKTAKPELGIKDPYALDQKQFDAAVALLKTQRGLIGEYWSDYTKEVQAFKSGDSVLGTTWQVIANLAEGEKAPVKVALPKEGSTGWSDTWMVGAKAKHPNCAYKWMDWIVSPKANAQVAEWFGEAPANAKACRETAVKTHCDTFHATDENYFSQVHFWTTPIAQCLDGRKDVKCVDYSKWTQAWTAIKG, from the coding sequence ATGTGGTCCACGCGCATGGCGGCCGCCGCCGCGGCGACGCTGGCGATCGGACTTGCGGCCGTCGCCTGCGGCGGCGACTCGGGCGACAAGGCGACCGGAGCCGGGCAAGGCGGCTTCCCGGTTCCCAAGGTGCCGATGCAGAAGTCGCTCGGCCAGGGCGAGGGCCAGGTCAACCTGGTCGCCTGGGCCGGGTACGCCGAGGACGGCTCCAACGACCCCAAGGTCGACTGGGTCACGCCGTTCGAGAAGCAGACCGGCTGCAAGGTCAACACCAAGGTCGCCGGCACGTCCGACGAGATGGTCACCCTGATGAAGACCGGCGAGTACGACGCGGTCTCCGCCTCCGGCGACGCCTCGCTGCGGCTGATCGCCTCCGGGACGGTCGCGCCGGTCAACACCGGGCTGGTGCCGAACTACGCCGACGTGTTCGCCGGCCTGAAGATGAAGCCGTGGAACTCGGTGAACAACGTCGCCTACGGCATCCCGCACGGCCGCGGCGCCAACCTGCTCATGTGGCGCACCGACAAGGTCAAGACGGCCCCCGACTCCTGGGGCGCGGTGTTCGACGCCAACTCCCCGTACAAGGGGAAGATCACCGCCTACGACTCGCCGATCTACATCGCCGACGCCGCCCTCTACCTGAAGACGGCCAAGCCCGAGCTCGGCATCAAGGACCCGTACGCGCTCGACCAGAAGCAGTTCGACGCGGCCGTCGCGCTGCTCAAGACCCAGCGCGGGCTCATCGGCGAGTACTGGTCCGACTACACCAAGGAGGTCCAGGCGTTCAAGAGCGGCGACTCCGTCCTCGGGACGACGTGGCAGGTCATCGCCAACCTCGCGGAGGGTGAGAAGGCCCCGGTCAAGGTGGCCCTGCCCAAGGAGGGCTCCACCGGCTGGTCGGACACGTGGATGGTCGGCGCGAAGGCCAAGCACCCCAACTGCGCCTACAAGTGGATGGACTGGATCGTCTCTCCCAAGGCGAACGCGCAGGTCGCCGAGTGGTTCGGTGAGGCGCCGGCGAACGCCAAGGCGTGCCGGGAGACCGCGGTCAAGACCCACTGCGACACCTTCCACGCCACCGACGAGAACTACTTCTCCCAGGTGCACTTCTGGACGACGCCGATCGCGCAGTGCCTCGACGGGCGCAAGGACGTCAAGTGCGTCGACTACTCCAAGTGGACCCAGGCGTGGACCGCGATCAAGGGATGA
- a CDS encoding ABC transporter permease translates to MDRDQGMTGSALTGGKDGRPAPGPRRRAAALLHRRPRLRLSLLLSAPLAWLVVVYLGALAAIFLTAFWTTDVFTGEVVRQFTLANFQTLVDEPVYRTVALRSLGVAAAVTLIDTAIGFPMALYMAKVARPRHRPYLVIAILAPLWAAYLVKAYAWRVMLAEGGLVDEVLGPFGLSSPGYGLTATVLVLAYLWLPYMILPVYAGLERLPDSLLDASGDLGARPLRTLRSVVLPLVFPSLVAGSIFTFSLSLGDYITVKIVGGRSQLLGNVVYDNIGAANNLPFAAAVATIPVVVMLGYLAAARRTGALREL, encoded by the coding sequence GTGGACCGCGATCAAGGGATGACCGGCTCCGCCCTCACCGGCGGTAAGGACGGCCGCCCGGCGCCGGGTCCCCGGCGCCGGGCGGCGGCCCTGCTGCACCGCCGGCCGCGGCTGCGCCTGTCGCTGCTGCTGTCGGCGCCGCTCGCCTGGCTGGTCGTCGTCTATCTCGGCGCGCTCGCCGCGATCTTCCTGACCGCGTTCTGGACCACCGACGTCTTCACCGGCGAGGTCGTCCGGCAGTTCACGCTCGCCAACTTCCAGACCCTCGTCGACGAGCCGGTCTACCGGACGGTCGCGCTGCGCAGCCTCGGCGTCGCGGCGGCCGTCACCCTCATCGACACCGCGATCGGCTTCCCGATGGCGCTGTACATGGCCAAGGTCGCCAGGCCGCGGCACCGGCCCTACCTGGTGATCGCGATCCTGGCGCCGCTGTGGGCCGCCTACCTCGTCAAGGCGTACGCGTGGCGGGTGATGCTGGCGGAGGGCGGCCTGGTCGACGAGGTGCTGGGGCCGTTCGGGCTCTCCAGCCCCGGCTACGGCCTCACGGCGACCGTGCTCGTGCTGGCCTACCTGTGGCTGCCGTACATGATCCTGCCGGTCTACGCGGGCCTGGAGCGGCTCCCGGACTCGCTGCTGGACGCCTCCGGCGACCTCGGCGCCCGCCCGCTGCGCACGCTGCGGTCCGTCGTGCTGCCGCTGGTGTTCCCCTCGCTGGTGGCCGGATCGATCTTCACGTTCTCGCTGTCGCTCGGCGACTACATCACCGTGAAGATCGTCGGCGGCCGGAGCCAGCTGCTCGGCAACGTCGTCTACGACAACATCGGCGCCGCCAACAACCTGCCGTTCGCGGCGGCGGTCGCCACGATCCCGGTGGTGGTGATGCTCGGCTACCTCGCCGCGGCCCGCCGCACCGGCGCGCTCAGGGAGCTGTGA
- a CDS encoding ABC transporter permease — protein MTLSPAARIALRVMMFLGLAVIYVPLLVVLINSFNADTTFGWPPSGFTGRWWSQALHNEGARQAVLTSVKAGLGATAAALVLGTMAAFAVSRYRFFGRETVSLVVVLPIALPGIVTGIALSNAFQVVLKPLGIGLGLFTVIVGHATFCVVTIFNNVLARLRRTGTSLEEASADLGADTFQTFWHVTFPALRSALLAGGLLSFALSFDEIIVTTFTAGPGAQTLPIWIFNNLFRPNQAPVVNVLAAALIVLSVVPIWIAQRLSSGARGVA, from the coding sequence ATGACCCTCTCGCCCGCCGCGCGGATCGCCCTGCGCGTCATGATGTTCCTCGGCCTCGCCGTCATCTACGTGCCGCTGCTGGTCGTCCTGATCAACTCCTTCAACGCCGACACCACGTTCGGCTGGCCTCCCTCGGGGTTCACCGGGCGCTGGTGGTCGCAGGCGCTGCACAACGAGGGCGCCCGGCAGGCCGTCCTCACCAGTGTCAAGGCGGGACTCGGCGCGACGGCCGCCGCGCTCGTCCTCGGCACCATGGCCGCCTTCGCGGTGTCGCGGTACCGCTTCTTCGGACGCGAGACGGTGTCGCTGGTCGTCGTGCTGCCGATCGCGCTGCCCGGCATCGTCACGGGCATCGCGCTCAGCAACGCCTTCCAGGTCGTGCTGAAGCCGCTCGGGATCGGGCTCGGCCTGTTCACCGTGATCGTCGGGCATGCCACGTTCTGCGTCGTCACGATCTTCAACAACGTGCTCGCCCGGCTGCGGCGGACGGGCACCAGCCTGGAGGAGGCGTCCGCCGACCTCGGCGCGGACACGTTCCAGACGTTCTGGCACGTCACGTTCCCGGCGCTGCGCTCGGCGCTGCTCGCCGGGGGTCTGCTGTCGTTCGCGCTGTCCTTCGACGAGATCATCGTGACCACGTTCACCGCCGGGCCGGGCGCCCAGACCCTGCCGATCTGGATCTTCAACAACCTGTTCCGGCCCAACCAGGCCCCGGTCGTCAACGTGCTCGCCGCCGCCCTGATCGTGCTGTCGGTCG